A portion of the Hydrogenimonas thermophila genome contains these proteins:
- a CDS encoding sulfurtransferase, translating to MKQWLKTLCFAGLFSATALMAADKITIQPEEAIKLIGKPGYVFVSGDSETAFEGGHIKGSRNMYAHHLHHADIMGNLHCEPLYQCPEHAEHYISSKGIKNSDTIIAYDNWRGPNATGVYSFFKSFGHEKVYVLDGGQDGIKALDPNQQIYNKLKAEKRKLKKAYKKAKKAGDKAKMAELKAKQKEIKAQMKQVEKKLLVQRGKEKHFKHTHYKIDRNKMKPEMLATTEEVYKAMQDILKNGDKSKYVIIDTRGMTEIIGERKMDNVARGGHIPGSKFIEWKKVTDFDRKKSFRKKEELKKMFEKYGVTPDKTIYAYCQVGAGRGSEIITALELLGYKNVKVYSGAWDTWGNNMNLPIRR from the coding sequence ATGAAGCAGTGGCTTAAGACACTTTGCTTTGCGGGTCTCTTTTCTGCTACCGCATTAATGGCAGCAGATAAGATTACTATTCAACCCGAAGAAGCTATAAAGCTAATTGGCAAACCCGGTTACGTTTTTGTAAGCGGTGACAGTGAAACGGCGTTTGAAGGTGGACACATTAAAGGTTCACGCAACATGTATGCCCACCATCTGCATCATGCGGATATTATGGGAAATCTACATTGCGAACCTTTGTATCAATGTCCTGAACATGCGGAGCACTACATAAGTAGTAAAGGAATCAAAAATAGCGACACAATTATTGCGTATGATAACTGGAGGGGACCAAACGCAACTGGTGTTTACAGTTTCTTTAAATCTTTTGGGCATGAAAAAGTTTATGTACTTGATGGAGGACAAGACGGTATAAAAGCTCTTGATCCAAATCAGCAAATCTACAATAAATTAAAAGCTGAAAAAAGAAAATTGAAAAAAGCTTACAAGAAAGCTAAAAAAGCAGGTGACAAAGCTAAAATGGCTGAGCTAAAAGCAAAACAGAAAGAGATAAAAGCTCAGATGAAACAAGTTGAGAAAAAACTTCTTGTTCAAAGAGGTAAGGAGAAACACTTTAAGCATACTCATTATAAAATTGATCGTAACAAAATGAAACCTGAAATGCTTGCTACTACCGAAGAGGTGTACAAAGCTATGCAGGATATTTTGAAAAATGGTGATAAGAGTAAATATGTCATTATCGATACAAGAGGTATGACAGAGATAATTGGTGAGCGTAAGATGGATAATGTTGCACGTGGCGGGCATATTCCAGGTTCAAAGTTTATTGAGTGGAAAAAGGTTACTGACTTTGATCGCAAAAAGAGCTTCCGCAAAAAAGAGGAGTTAAAAAAGATGTTTGAAAAATATGGAGTAACTCCAGACAAGACAATTTATGCCTATTGTCAAGTAGGTGCTGGGCGTGGCTCTGAAATTATTACGGCGCTCGAGTTACTTGGTTATAAAAATGTAAAAGTCTATTCAGGTGCGTGGGATACCTGGGGCAATAACATGAATCTACCGATTCGACGCTAA
- a CDS encoding Mrp/NBP35 family ATP-binding protein translates to MSREDILNELQKVQYPGLDKSIIDLKIVEDVKVEDEKPVITLSMQNDEAYNILESRLNDLFNGEVEVKRKALTQKKSMNYGNTANPNNRAPYAKRVIAVTSGKGGVGKSTVSVNLSVALAQKGFKVGLLDADVYGPNVPRMTQVADEKLKWNDNNKIVPSENFGIKIMSVGLTTPSSDTPLVWRSSVAVSALIQFLEDVDWGELDFLVIDMPPGTGDIQLTMAQELPITAGVIVTTPQPVALDDVSRAIMMFKDINVPIGGLVENMSFFIAPDTKKRYDIFGKGGGEETAKRYDIPFLGKIPLDMQIREFSDNGTPPVAMGDKLQKGYYKNIVDNLLKQIL, encoded by the coding sequence ATGAGTAGAGAAGATATTTTAAATGAACTTCAAAAAGTTCAATACCCAGGACTTGATAAATCTATTATTGATCTAAAAATAGTTGAAGATGTAAAAGTTGAAGATGAAAAACCTGTTATTACGCTATCAATGCAAAATGATGAAGCCTATAACATACTGGAATCGCGCCTAAACGATCTGTTTAATGGAGAAGTAGAGGTTAAAAGAAAAGCATTAACACAAAAAAAATCTATGAACTATGGAAATACTGCCAATCCAAATAACCGTGCACCATATGCAAAACGTGTTATTGCCGTAACAAGCGGAAAAGGTGGAGTAGGTAAAAGTACAGTTTCAGTTAACCTGTCTGTTGCTTTAGCTCAAAAAGGATTTAAAGTTGGTCTTTTAGATGCAGATGTCTATGGTCCAAATGTACCAAGAATGACACAAGTTGCAGATGAAAAACTAAAATGGAACGATAACAATAAAATTGTTCCAAGTGAAAACTTTGGTATCAAAATAATGAGTGTAGGTTTAACAACTCCATCTTCAGATACACCGCTTGTATGGAGAAGTTCAGTAGCTGTAAGTGCATTGATCCAATTCCTTGAAGATGTTGACTGGGGAGAACTGGACTTTTTAGTTATAGATATGCCTCCAGGAACAGGTGACATTCAACTTACTATGGCTCAAGAACTGCCAATAACTGCCGGAGTTATAGTTACAACACCACAACCTGTAGCACTAGATGATGTAAGCCGGGCTATTATGATGTTTAAAGATATAAATGTACCAATCGGAGGGTTGGTAGAAAATATGAGCTTCTTCATAGCCCCAGATACTAAAAAACGATATGACATTTTTGGAAAAGGCGGTGGCGAAGAGACAGCAAAAAGATATGACATACCATTCCTTGGAAAAATCCCTTTAGATATGCAGATTAGAGAATTTTCAGATAACGGTACTCCACCTGTAGCAATGGGAGACAAACTACAAAAAGGTTACTACAAAAATATAGTAGACAATCTTCTAAAACAGATTTTATAG
- a CDS encoding ethylbenzene dehydrogenase-related protein, producing MNKLTTALLATSLVASAALAEGAVLAQKTDGDVTKLTPTSSAWEYVKGTTIHLYPQTTVTMNDKKANEINKNAKAKEARVKAIYDGKNIAFLLEWPDGTKSVQQGYRSDVYGDGFAVQLPVNYKDPKKLPYIGMGSEGRPVVIHLQKAVQPIYEPNGNGNVGDQQNILSKNKFGKDIEAYNEKVSKLAVKDYQRSFISEGFRSMTEIKDGSEKFSADMSYGNNTWKGTVIRPLKDSYLNLKGSFPVAFAAWDGSKLNRDGLKLLSSWIPVKLVGQSGGDKLVSELTAPVKGDAQNGKNLVMQNGCMGCHYIPGMSAPGYMAPGLANIGGYATAAYLRESIVDPNAVVVPGYNRNAHPNTPWYNEVDGKRQSTMPPYPLDDKSLDDMVAYLKTLKSEVK from the coding sequence ATGAATAAGCTTACAACAGCACTACTGGCTACTTCGCTTGTCGCTTCAGCGGCACTTGCTGAAGGTGCGGTATTGGCTCAAAAAACAGATGGTGATGTGACAAAATTAACACCGACATCAAGTGCATGGGAGTATGTCAAAGGAACTACAATTCATCTTTACCCTCAGACAACGGTTACGATGAATGATAAAAAAGCTAATGAGATCAATAAAAATGCAAAAGCTAAAGAGGCTCGTGTAAAAGCTATTTATGATGGTAAAAATATTGCATTTTTACTTGAGTGGCCTGATGGAACAAAAAGTGTTCAGCAGGGTTATAGATCAGATGTATATGGAGATGGGTTTGCTGTTCAGCTTCCTGTTAACTACAAAGATCCAAAAAAATTGCCATACATAGGTATGGGTAGTGAAGGAAGACCGGTTGTCATTCATCTTCAAAAAGCTGTTCAGCCAATTTATGAGCCAAATGGCAATGGAAATGTTGGCGATCAGCAAAATATTTTGAGTAAAAACAAGTTTGGTAAAGATATTGAAGCTTATAACGAAAAAGTTTCTAAACTTGCTGTGAAAGATTATCAGCGCTCTTTCATTTCAGAGGGTTTCCGATCTATGACAGAAATTAAAGATGGAAGTGAAAAGTTCAGTGCTGATATGAGTTATGGAAATAATACCTGGAAAGGTACAGTAATTCGCCCTTTAAAAGATTCATATCTTAATTTAAAAGGGAGCTTTCCTGTTGCATTTGCAGCATGGGATGGTTCAAAACTTAACCGTGACGGATTGAAACTTCTTTCAAGTTGGATTCCTGTGAAGCTTGTAGGACAAAGCGGTGGAGACAAACTTGTTTCAGAATTAACTGCACCTGTAAAAGGTGATGCCCAAAATGGTAAAAATCTTGTTATGCAAAATGGATGTATGGGATGTCATTACATTCCAGGTATGAGTGCTCCTGGATATATGGCTCCAGGACTTGCAAATATAGGTGGTTATGCTACAGCAGCTTATTTGCGTGAATCTATAGTTGATCCAAATGCTGTAGTAGTACCTGGGTACAATCGCAATGCACATCCAAATACACCTTGGTATAATGAAGTAGATGGTAAACGTCAATCTACAATGCCTCCATATCCGCTTGATGATAAAAGTCTTGATGATATGGTTGCATATTTAAAAACCCTCAAATCGGAGGTGAAATAA
- a CDS encoding DUF3373 family protein has product MKKLISVSVAAAVAASVSFASSTDDLRAELEALKKEVAALKKQTKGLKAKKLKKQISELKSAALNDNIKWNVDFRTAYDVIGYKYSDGSSDWNQIMTNRLWLGMGYAPTSNITFKGLLSYYKQYGQSTSQAMNAFNYFDWVVNETPNPSGELRVKEAYWLYFGDDFFGVDIPWTASIGRRPATDGLLVNFRDDQNAKSPIGHIINTEFDGASFKFDLSNVTNVSGMYFKICLGRGMTNANIRYAGIQPNITQSTGLFGGSGQFLITNMTGSEYTKVDGYESTDLFGFIFVPYDDGQYSVHTTAFKALNLPGMKINDMADTNGDGIPDAYLADFKQVGDLYGAAISFLAQGIGDGISDMLDDTNFFVSLAASKTDPDGNNQMLGMTMMTPTGPMVLGAAPGESKTGTSWYTGINWPCQLIDDARVGVEYNHGSQYWRSFTYAEDTLAGSKLAARGDAYEIWFNKELIGKILTAQVRYTYIDYKYTGSNGFFADGGTPLTIDQAEAMGMTTVDKAQDIRFYLRYRY; this is encoded by the coding sequence ATGAAAAAGTTGATCTCAGTATCTGTAGCTGCAGCAGTTGCTGCATCAGTTAGTTTTGCATCATCTACAGATGATCTAAGAGCAGAGCTTGAGGCTCTTAAAAAAGAGGTTGCCGCACTTAAAAAGCAAACAAAAGGCTTAAAAGCTAAAAAACTTAAAAAGCAGATCAGTGAACTTAAGTCTGCTGCACTTAATGATAATATTAAGTGGAATGTTGATTTTAGAACTGCATATGATGTAATTGGATATAAATATTCTGATGGTTCATCTGATTGGAATCAAATAATGACAAATAGACTTTGGTTAGGTATGGGTTATGCACCTACAAGCAATATTACCTTCAAGGGCTTATTGAGTTACTATAAGCAGTACGGTCAATCTACTTCACAGGCTATGAATGCTTTTAACTATTTTGACTGGGTTGTAAATGAAACACCTAATCCAAGTGGAGAACTTAGAGTAAAAGAGGCTTATTGGTTATATTTTGGAGATGATTTCTTTGGTGTAGATATTCCTTGGACAGCAAGTATAGGTCGTCGTCCAGCAACAGATGGTCTTCTTGTTAACTTTAGAGATGATCAAAATGCTAAATCTCCAATTGGACATATCATAAATACAGAATTTGATGGTGCAAGTTTTAAGTTTGACTTGAGTAATGTTACAAATGTTTCAGGTATGTATTTTAAAATTTGTCTTGGTCGTGGTATGACAAATGCAAATATTCGTTATGCTGGTATTCAGCCTAATATTACTCAGTCTACAGGATTATTTGGTGGAAGTGGACAATTCTTGATTACTAATATGACAGGTTCAGAATATACTAAAGTTGATGGATATGAATCTACTGATTTATTTGGATTTATTTTTGTTCCTTATGATGATGGTCAATATTCTGTTCATACAACAGCATTTAAAGCACTCAATCTTCCTGGTATGAAGATTAATGATATGGCTGATACAAATGGAGATGGTATTCCAGATGCATATTTAGCTGATTTTAAACAAGTAGGTGATTTATATGGAGCAGCTATAAGTTTTCTTGCACAAGGAATAGGTGATGGAATAAGTGATATGCTTGATGATACAAACTTCTTTGTCAGTTTGGCTGCAAGTAAAACAGATCCAGATGGAAATAATCAAATGCTTGGTATGACTATGATGACACCTACTGGCCCTATGGTACTTGGTGCAGCTCCAGGAGAATCTAAAACAGGTACTTCTTGGTATACAGGTATAAATTGGCCTTGTCAACTAATAGATGATGCACGTGTTGGTGTAGAGTACAATCACGGTAGTCAATACTGGAGAAGTTTTACATATGCTGAAGATACATTAGCAGGAAGCAAGCTTGCTGCACGTGGTGATGCATATGAGATTTGGTTCAATAAAGAGTTGATTGGTAAAATTTTAACAGCGCAAGTTCGTTATACATATATTGACTATAAATATACGGGTAGCAATGGATTTTTTGCTGATGGTGGAACACCACTTACAATTGATCAAGCAGAAGCTATGGGTATGACAACTGTTGATAAAGCCCAAGATATTCGATTCTATCTGCGCTATCGCTACTAA
- a CDS encoding 4Fe-4S dicluster domain-containing protein, with translation MSKRQLAMVMDLNKCIGCQTCTVACKTQWTNRNGREYMYWNNVETYPGTGYPKNWMELGGGFDAAGDLQAGVVPNIEADYGVPWDYNHDELQFGEQLKPNVDPTWGPNWDEDEGAGNFPSDNYFFYIPRICNHCTNPGCLSACPRDAIFKRDQDGVVLVDLDRCQGYRYCIAGCPYKKIYFNPKISKSEKCILCFPRIEKGLPPACAQQCVGRIRFVGFLDDEEGQVHKLVHKYKVALPLRSDYGTQPNVYYVPPTEAPPKFDAEGRVIEGSNRIPIEELEKLFGKEVHQAIKTIKEEKEKRKKTGESELMDILIAYQHSEMFRLDQNYYQSIAKKQGLSLAPIDNRYMQGKLTSNKYKFKVVEYE, from the coding sequence ATGTCTAAAAGACAATTAGCAATGGTAATGGATTTGAACAAATGTATCGGATGCCAAACTTGTACTGTTGCATGTAAAACTCAGTGGACCAACCGAAATGGCCGTGAGTACATGTATTGGAACAATGTTGAAACATACCCTGGAACTGGGTATCCGAAAAATTGGATGGAGCTTGGCGGTGGATTTGACGCTGCCGGAGATCTTCAAGCTGGAGTTGTACCAAATATTGAAGCAGATTATGGTGTGCCTTGGGATTATAACCATGATGAACTGCAATTTGGTGAACAGCTTAAGCCTAATGTAGATCCGACTTGGGGACCAAACTGGGATGAAGATGAAGGTGCTGGTAACTTTCCAAGTGACAACTATTTCTTCTACATTCCACGGATATGTAACCACTGTACAAATCCTGGATGTTTGAGTGCTTGTCCTCGTGATGCGATTTTCAAAAGGGATCAAGATGGTGTTGTTTTAGTTGACCTTGATCGATGTCAGGGGTACCGATACTGTATTGCTGGGTGTCCATATAAAAAGATTTACTTTAACCCGAAAATCAGTAAGTCTGAGAAGTGTATTTTATGCTTCCCACGTATTGAGAAAGGACTTCCACCAGCATGTGCACAACAGTGTGTTGGACGTATACGTTTTGTTGGATTCCTTGATGATGAAGAGGGACAAGTGCATAAACTTGTTCACAAATATAAAGTGGCTCTTCCACTTCGCAGTGATTACGGTACTCAGCCAAATGTCTACTATGTTCCACCGACAGAAGCACCTCCGAAGTTTGATGCTGAAGGTCGTGTAATAGAGGGAAGTAACCGTATTCCTATTGAAGAGCTTGAAAAGCTTTTTGGCAAAGAAGTTCATCAAGCAATAAAAACTATTAAAGAAGAGAAAGAGAAGCGTAAAAAGACAGGTGAAAGTGAGTTGATGGATATTTTGATTGCTTATCAGCATTCAGAAATGTTCAGACTAGATCAAAACTATTATCAAAGTATTGCTAAGAAGCAAGGTCTCTCTCTTGCACCAATTGATAATCGCTATATGCAAGGTAAATTGACCTCGAACAAATATAAGTTTAAGGTGGTGGAATATGAATAA
- a CDS encoding molybdopterin-dependent oxidoreductase: protein MMQEAQNIKRRDFLKFSGVTAALVASQGSLFAKTGVIKVENGKEDYPNTTYTEEMYRNEFDFTRGKKEDTGFAYHCVNCQGNCAWEVWSHNGIVTRENQSARYPSINAKIPDFNPRGCNKGVQHSQIMYEKDRILYPMKRVGERGEGKWKRISWDEAATEVAEKIFDVMTDPNRGPDKLMVHAGTGLLTEGRRGAPLRFSTQLGAVRIYPASYLGDMFSGAAIAYGEGNVGGTYDFMYNVDTSIFWGGNPSVSRIPDAHFVWEGKYNGAKVIIITPEFNASAKSADLWIPIKPGSDNILAMSVINVILNEKLYKPGFMKIFTDLPFLVRLDNQKLLRRSDVEHAKNAEEEEKFEEEFYAMNAKTGKPVLMPGTEGSEHKTLRLEEFGIDPELEGVWTVKTKDGDVKVTTVFEMLKKSSAEFTPEKTQKITGVHPDIVRELAHDIAKPKVVTITTGFSLNKYFNGMMTIWNIASICGLTGRMGPYGGLNTENEFSLSGLGALSGFSGKYKPRFGSGFVGEFVFGDGMKTFDQYFSDEDVRRAQNGMSKKDYMEIVQKLLKEGENNKGNLESHHGNVVKPWWQPDTAIIVADSKFRRNKGSQYREAFLKKTKFFCYVDFRMSEAAVYADILLPAKSHYEVYDLRTSPGYHRFTNLAQPIANMKPVGEAMDEWSMFALIAKKLEEVANRPENKAKAKVPDSKKYAREGYRDLANFYKEYTNTDEESEAAAEPYLGTDKLAVQAALEKCEQYEPWTMEKMYKAGGFLQLNEKAGKMSPLYADRPYFTFENHLYKFERMETVSGRQTFYVDHPMFIKLGAATNTGMEGIRPQGEKYPFVLMTPHARWSIHSNYKQSRILQRLQRGVPYVQVNRLVAEKKGIKDGDTIRIFNSLGEFYAMAKVSSSCPPDGLVMEHGWEPYMYKFKKGHNEVVPTALNLLEMADGWGHLKFGGLWDGNQYAYDGAIDFEKANV, encoded by the coding sequence ATGATGCAAGAAGCACAAAATATTAAAAGACGAGATTTTCTTAAATTTTCAGGTGTGACGGCAGCACTTGTAGCGTCACAGGGTAGTCTGTTTGCAAAAACCGGTGTTATTAAGGTTGAAAACGGCAAAGAGGATTATCCAAATACGACTTACACTGAAGAGATGTATCGTAATGAGTTTGATTTTACACGTGGTAAAAAGGAAGATACAGGATTTGCTTACCACTGTGTCAACTGTCAGGGTAACTGTGCTTGGGAGGTATGGTCGCATAATGGTATTGTTACTCGTGAAAATCAATCAGCACGATACCCTTCAATAAATGCAAAGATTCCAGACTTTAACCCACGCGGATGTAACAAAGGTGTTCAACACTCTCAAATAATGTATGAAAAAGATCGCATTCTTTACCCTATGAAGCGTGTTGGTGAACGTGGTGAGGGTAAATGGAAACGAATAAGCTGGGATGAAGCTGCTACTGAAGTTGCAGAAAAAATCTTTGATGTAATGACTGATCCTAATCGTGGACCTGATAAGTTGATGGTACACGCTGGTACAGGGCTTTTAACTGAAGGTAGACGTGGTGCACCTTTGAGATTTTCAACACAGCTTGGTGCAGTTCGTATCTATCCTGCATCTTATCTTGGCGATATGTTCTCTGGTGCGGCGATTGCTTATGGTGAGGGTAACGTCGGTGGAACATATGACTTTATGTACAATGTTGATACATCGATTTTCTGGGGCGGTAACCCATCAGTTTCTCGTATTCCTGATGCCCACTTTGTATGGGAAGGTAAATATAACGGTGCTAAAGTCATTATTATCACACCTGAGTTTAATGCATCTGCAAAGTCTGCTGACCTTTGGATTCCTATTAAACCAGGAAGTGATAATATTTTAGCAATGAGTGTTATAAATGTTATTTTAAATGAGAAGCTTTATAAACCAGGTTTTATGAAGATTTTTACAGACCTTCCATTCCTTGTGCGTCTTGATAACCAAAAACTTTTAAGACGTTCAGATGTTGAGCATGCTAAGAATGCTGAAGAAGAGGAGAAGTTTGAAGAAGAGTTTTATGCAATGAATGCAAAAACCGGAAAGCCAGTTTTAATGCCTGGTACAGAAGGAAGCGAGCATAAAACACTTAGACTTGAAGAGTTTGGCATAGATCCAGAGCTTGAAGGTGTTTGGACAGTCAAAACAAAAGATGGTGATGTAAAAGTTACAACTGTCTTTGAAATGTTGAAAAAGTCTTCAGCAGAGTTTACACCTGAAAAGACACAAAAAATTACCGGTGTTCATCCTGATATAGTTCGTGAACTTGCTCATGATATTGCAAAACCTAAAGTTGTAACAATTACGACAGGATTCTCTCTTAACAAATATTTCAACGGAATGATGACGATTTGGAATATCGCATCAATCTGTGGTTTAACAGGACGTATGGGACCATACGGTGGTCTGAATACAGAAAATGAGTTTAGTCTCAGCGGTCTTGGCGCACTAAGCGGCTTTAGCGGCAAATATAAACCTAGATTTGGTTCAGGGTTTGTCGGCGAATTTGTCTTTGGTGATGGAATGAAAACATTTGATCAATACTTCAGTGATGAAGATGTTCGCCGTGCACAAAATGGAATGAGTAAAAAAGATTATATGGAGATTGTCCAAAAGCTTCTTAAAGAGGGTGAAAACAATAAAGGAAATCTTGAGTCACACCACGGAAATGTTGTTAAGCCTTGGTGGCAGCCTGATACAGCTATTATTGTGGCTGATTCTAAGTTCCGTCGTAATAAAGGTAGCCAGTATCGTGAAGCATTCTTGAAAAAGACCAAATTCTTCTGTTATGTAGATTTCCGTATGTCTGAAGCGGCTGTGTATGCAGATATTCTGCTTCCTGCAAAATCGCATTATGAGGTTTATGACCTTCGTACAAGTCCGGGGTACCACCGCTTTACAAACCTTGCTCAACCGATTGCAAATATGAAGCCGGTTGGAGAAGCAATGGATGAGTGGAGTATGTTTGCATTGATTGCTAAAAAGCTTGAAGAGGTTGCAAACAGACCAGAAAACAAGGCAAAAGCAAAAGTGCCTGATAGCAAGAAGTATGCTCGTGAAGGGTATCGTGATCTTGCTAACTTCTATAAAGAGTACACTAACACAGATGAAGAGTCTGAAGCAGCAGCAGAGCCATATCTTGGTACTGACAAGTTGGCTGTTCAAGCAGCACTTGAGAAGTGTGAACAGTATGAGCCGTGGACAATGGAGAAGATGTACAAAGCAGGTGGATTCCTTCAGCTTAATGAAAAAGCAGGTAAGATGTCTCCACTTTATGCTGACAGACCTTACTTTACGTTTGAAAACCACCTTTACAAGTTTGAGCGTATGGAAACAGTTAGTGGACGACAGACATTCTATGTTGATCATCCAATGTTCATTAAACTTGGTGCTGCAACTAACACAGGAATGGAAGGAATCCGTCCTCAAGGTGAGAAATATCCATTCGTTCTAATGACACCACACGCAAGATGGTCAATTCATAGTAACTACAAGCAAAGCCGTATTCTTCAGCGTTTGCAACGCGGTGTGCCATATGTACAGGTAAACAGGCTGGTTGCTGAGAAGAAGGGTATTAAAGATGGTGATACGATTCGCATATTTAACTCATTAGGTGAGTTTTATGCAATGGCAAAAGTTTCAAGCTCTTGTCCGCCAGATGGTCTTGTAATGGAGCATGGTTGGGAACCTTATATGTATAAATTTAAAAAAGGTCACAATGAGGTTGTTCCAACTGCATTGAACCTACTTGAAATGGCAGATGGTTGGGGTCACTTGAAATTTGGTGGTCTTTGGGATGGTAACCAGTATGCATATGATGGTGCTATCGATTTTGAAAAAGCAAATGTGTAA